The region TATAACGTTTCTCTCTTTCTCCTCCAGGAGGAAACAACCCAGAAGAAATAAAAACATTCCAATGAAGACAAAGCTTGAAGCCAGCGGCAAAGTCATTTTTGCTCTGACCCTCATCCACTTTTCAGGGGATTTCTTTAGTTCCTTTGTAACGCCCCTCTTGCCCACCCTCGCCCATACCTTCTCTCTCAGTCTGACCCAGGTGGGACTTCTCACAGGAATCAACCGCTTCATGGCCTTTTTGGTTCAACCCTCCGTCGGATACCTCGCCGACAACTACCACACCAGGATTTTTGTACTGGGCGGCCCCTTGATGGCCATCTGTTTCATCCCCCTGATCGGCATCGCGCCGGGGTTTTTCACCTTGATTCTCTTTGTGGCTCTAGGATCGATCGGCTCCTCCATGTTTCATCCCGTCTGCGCCGGAATGGTCTCCACATACGCGGGCCGTCACTTCGGGTTCTCCATGTCTATTTTTAATATGGGCGGCACCCTTGCTTTTGCTGTCGGGCCCCTGTTTATCACCACCTTCGTTCGAAATTACGGCCTCCGTGCTCTCCCCCTGACCATGGTCATCGGACTTGCCATCATGGCGTTGCTGGTGCGCATCGTGCCGACCCCCCAGAGTGAAGGACTCTCAGAACGGGGTTTCATGGGATCATTGAGGGAGGCCTTTGGGAGCGCCTGGAGATATGTGCTCCTGCTCTGGGCCATCATGGTTCTGCGCTCCTATGTAGGCCAGTCCTTTATGACGTTTGTCCCTATCCTGTATACCAAACATGGATATTCCCTCGTGTCCGTGGGGGCCATTGTATCCCTGTTCACCCTTGCCGGGGCCCTCAGCGGACTCCTGGCAGGGCACCTCTCGGACCGTGTGGGATACCGACCCATCTTCCTGGTGGCCCACTTCTTGACCACCCCGTGCCTGTTGCTGTTCCTCCACCCCGCTGGAACCGGCGTCTACTTCGCGGCATTCCTCTCGGGATTCATGGCCCTGGCCACCCTTCCCTTGGGCGTGGCCATGGCCCAGGAACTGGCACCGAAAGGGAAATCCATGGTCTCCAGCCTGATGATGGGGCTCGCCTTTGGAACAGGAGGAATGATGGCCCCCTTGACGGGAAAACTGGCTGACATTTATTCCATTCAGGCAGTCCTCGGAATCCTGGCCTTCATTCCTTTGGCAAGTATCGCCCTTATTCTACTGCTTCCGGGAAGGATCGGCGGGGAAGGGAATGGGGTCGAGACTGGTGGGGCTTCAACAGAGCAGGGAATCGATGGCGGCTGAGAAAACCGTTCCGCTTCAAGAGAAGTGTCTTTCAGGCCCTGGGGCCTTCTTTACGAAATGAAGCAGGATACCTCCAGCAATAAAAAAGACAATGATGGATGCCAGGCTCCACCGTGAAGCGGTACGGCCGATAGCTTCGATCTGTGCGGGAGTCGGAGCTGAAGGCATGAGGATCGCTTTCACCTTGAGACCTATCAGCCCCATGAGGGCCGGCCCCATTATAGCGGAGAACTTGCCCAGCATATTGTAAAACCCGTAAAACTCCGCCCATTGCCCCTTGGGAATCAGCCTGGCGTGATAGGAGCGACTGAGGGCCTGGATACCCCCTTGCACCAGGCCGATCATGACCGCAAGGATATAGAACTCCTCCTGCCTTTCCATGAATACACCCCAACAGGTGATCAAGGCGTAGAAGCCGATGGCCAGGTAGATCGCCTTTCGCACATCCCATTTCTGCCCTAGTTTTCCAAAGACAAGGGTTGCCGGAAACCCTACGAACTGGACGATCAAAAGGGCCGTTATCAAAACCTTTGAATCGAAACCGATGGAAAGGCCGTAGTCTACGGCCATCCGCACAATGGTGTCCACCCCGTCGATGTAGCACCAGTAGGCCAGGAGAAACATCATCACGGGTTTCAAGTGTCTTACCTTCCTGAAGGTGGCGGCTAGCTGACTGAATCCTTGGTAAACCGCCTCCTTCAAGGAAGGAACCTGCTCTCTTTCCGGTGTTTCCTGCACCCAGAGCAGGATAAACACCGTGAATACTCCCCACCAGAGGGCCACCGTCAAAAAGGCCCATTTGACCGCTTCGGAACTGTCACTGAATCCGAATTTTTCCGGCATCAGGCACATGAACACGTTCAAGAGAAAAAGCAGGCCTCCTCCCAGGTACCCCATGGAATATCCCAGACCGGAAACATAATCGATATTGCTTTCAGTGGAGACCATGGGAAGCAGAGAGTCATAGAATACGTTAGCGCCTGAAAACCCGACTGTTCCCATCACATAGATAAAAACGGCGGGGGCCCATGCACCTTTTTCCAGGAAGAACAGTGAAGCCGTCATCAGGACTCCCATGTAAGCAAATGAGGCCAGGAACTTCTTTCTCCTGGAACCTTTGTCCGCTATAGCTCCCAGGACAGGTGAGATGAGAGCGACCACAAGGCTGGCCATCGAATTTCCGAAACCAAGCAGGGCCGTACTCGTATTAACGTCGGTTCCCGCACTACAATATTCCTTGAAGAAGATAGGGAAAAAGCCTGCCATGACGGTGGTGACATAAGCCGAGTTGGCCCAGTCGTAAAGCACCCATCCCCAGACTGCCTTCTTCTCCACTCTCATCATGATCGACCCACGTTTGAATCCAAATTTTGCATAAACAATCCAGGACCCCGGTAGACACTAATCGGCCCGCTCAAGAAATTCGCGAATGATCGATTGGATTCGATCCGTTTTTCCCCCGTAAAAATGGTCTGCTCCCTCGATTACCTTGAAAACGGCATCCGGATTCCATACCTTTACCATCTCCTGGATGGTCGTCGGATCCCCGATGTCATCCCGGCTGCCGGCAATCACCAGTTTGATCTTCGGATGAAAAGTCAAGAAACCCATGTCCATGGCGCTGACCGGGGGTGAAACCATGATCAAGCGGCTCGCCTCTTCAAAGTCGTCCAGGCCCCTGGCGCACACCCAGGCCCCGAAGGAATATCCGCCCAGATCGATCTCCTTCTTACCCCGATCCCACAGGAATCCCAGAGCGGCCTTGACGTCCTTTGTCTCGGCGATTCCCTCTCCGTAAGAGCCCCCACTCCCTCCCACGCCCCGGAAATTGAAACGAAGCGTGGTATATCCTTTCTCCGCGTAAGCACGAATGACGGCCTCGACCACTTGGTTGTGCATCTCCCCCCCATAAAGGGAATGGGGGTGACACATGATGAGGGCCCTTTCTCCGGGCCGCTCCTCCAAGAGGCCTTCAAGCTTGAAATCCTCACAATCCAGGTACACTGTTTCTTCCGCCATGAATGCTCCTCTTTCAGGGAAAAGGTGCCAGAATCACAAGGCGAGACCTTTGAAAAATGTTCAATTTTGTTCAAGGTCGCGGAAGATTGCGCAAAAGAGGGCGTTTTTCAAAGGTCTCAAGGCAGGGATGCGCAAGCAAACCCCGACCTTCCGGCAGTCGGGATCTTCTCTCTCCCGCCCGTCCCATCACATCAGCCACGGGTTCGTGGCGATCTCATCCCCTATGGTGGACGAAGGTTTAGGCCCGTAGTCATGCCCGGGCCATACGACGGTCTCTTTTGGAAGAGTCAAAAGCCTTTCTCGGATGGATTTCATGAACTGAGAGGTAGAAGCGCCGGGGAGGTCTGTCCGCCCGATTCCCCCCACGAACAGGGTGTCGCCCGTAAAAAGCTGTCCGTCTGCCAATAGGCAAATCCCCCCGGGGCTGTGCCCTGGAGTATGAATCACCTTGAGGGAGACATCGCCGATAAGGATCTCGTCTCCGTCTTCCACGAACCGATCAGCCGACGGAGAGGGGGTAAACCCCCAGGCCCGCGCCATCTGTTGTCCCTCCGGAGAGTTGAAAAGTTCATCATCCAGCCGATGCATGATGATCTCCGCACCGGTAAGGGACTTCAGGGACGCGTTTCCACAGGTATGGTCCCCGTGGCCGTGGGTATTCACGATATACTTCAAAGTCAGATCCCTGGCCTTGATTTCATTAAAAATCCTCTCCTCATCTCCTCCCGGGTCGATCACAAGGGCTTCCCTGGTTCTTTCACATGAAATCAAGTAACAGAAAACCGCCATGAACCCGACTCTCAATTGCTCCATTTTCATGGAACCATTCTCCTTTTTTCCCATTATAGACAAACGGAATTCGTTTCTCGCAATCCCTGCGCCCTTAGCCCATCTCCAGGGGTGAATTCGAGAAAAAAACCCCTCGCGCTCCCCTTTCACCGGGGGTTCCGTTTTGAAACCGGGATTCTTCCGAATGTCTTGTTTCCTTTCTAAAAAAGGGAGACTTCGACGCGTTTTTTTCAGAAAGCTCCTAAGACGGAACCTTTCCACAGCAGCTCCCGGGACCGGCACAACCCGCCTCTGAAGGTGAAGAGCCACAGCAGGCCGTATCTCCCGGTCCGGGGAACGAATTCCTCGCTGATCCGGACAGGGTGGAATGGGCGGAGAGCAGTCTCTTGAGATTCGTACTTCCACACTCTTTGCAACGAGGGACATCGTTTGAACCCGTGATGAGAATCTCGCTGACGATCCCGCAATCGGCACACAAATAATCAAAAAGGGGCATATTTCTATCTCCTTTTCCAGGTGACGTTCACACGATCACCGGCTTTCCCCTGAAAAGTCCTTGATGGCCCTTTCCAGAGTCTTCACAGCAAGGCGGATACAATGCTGCTTCTGGTCCGGGATCTCCCCCAGCTTTCTGAAGACATCTCGATCCTTGACCCTGAGAGCCTCTTCCAGGGTCTTGCCCCGAACCAGATCCGCCAGGGCCATGGCGGCCGATACGGCCCCGGGACATCCCAGGACCTGATACTTGGCATCCTGAATATGTCCTCCCTCGATCTTGAGAAAACACTTCATGGTGTCTCCGCAAGGGCCGGTCAGTTCCGTGACCTGGTCCGCATCAGAGATCTGTCCCATGTTCGGTTTTGACAAGAAATAATCAATCGCTTCCTCGGCGTAACCGGAATCCGAGAGCATGGTTCGAATACTGGTTGGATCAGCGTGTTCAGTTTCCATGTTTTTTTCCATCTCCTAAACTCCCAACAATCATCTCCTGCCGCGGCCCGGTTCAGGTCCCTTTCCCCGGTCCATTGTAAAGTCCGTTCCCGCCCGGGTATCGATGGCAGATCCCGGGTTCGGACGGGTCATGGAGCCGGATCTGGCCGGAACATTTTTTCATTATTCATGCTGTTCGGGCAGCGGTGTGGACTATTTGTGATGATGACAACCTCCCTCGTTCCCATGGCCCGCACAGGTCATGTTCGATAGAAACTCAGGGAGCTTGCCTGTCTGGATCATCTCCAGGTTGGTCCTGACATCCCCTTCAACGGCCCGGTAAACCTTAATGCCCTCCGCTTGGAGCCTCCTTAGAGCCCCGCCCCCGATACCGCCCACCACGACGGCATCAACAGGGATTTCGCCCAGGGCCTTTAAGGGCTGGCATTGCCCGTGGGGATGGTGGGAATCCCTGTTTTCCACGGTTTCGATTCCATCCCTCTCGGAATCGAAGATAACAAAGCAGGGGGCGGACCCAAAATGACCGTAAACAGGACTTTCAAGCCCCTTATCACTAACAACTGGAAAGGCGATTCGCAATTCATCTCCCTCCCTTCCGTTTTTTCCCTCCAGAAATCGCTATCCGAAACCAAATCAAAAAAATTTAATGCCAGCCGCTCAATGTGTCAAGACTGAGGTGCCCTGGGTGCCGATTCTCCGCCTTCCTGTTCACGGCCAAGCAGCACGATACCCAAGGGCAAGTCTTCCCCGAAGGCCGCGCTCTCCTCCCGGGCATCCCTGGGTTGGACCTCTTCAATGGCCCGGACTTTCGCGGGATCCCAACCAATGTTATTGAGCCATGCGCCGATACGCTCCCTAAGAGACGGCTCCAGGTCTCTCCTGCGATCCCCTGTACACCGTGCCAACCGAATCAACGCCGCGGCCACCGGCCTCGGGTTCCGCCACTCCTTGGAGAGGATTTCTTCGATCCAACCGGATACCTCCCCGGCAGGGACCACGCGATCCAAGGGGCCGTAAAGGGGATCCCTGGCACCCAGCCTGGAAAGGGCCCACCAGTACTGAGGTCTGCTTCCCTTGGGGTGAAGCTCTTCCAGGAGTATTTTCCCATACTTAGCTTTCTCGGCCGGCGGGATTCGTTCAAGATTGGCCAGGGCCATCCAGCACTCCAGGTACTCCTGGGGGGAGAGTTTCTTCCCCTTTCCTTTCCGAGGCCTCAGGCGGGAGGATATTTCAAGAAAAAGACGCTGCTGCTGGTTGGTGTTGAGCCCGGCACATACCCTCCGCCAGAACACCCACCATTCACAACGGACCTGGACGGCCCGGCCATGGACAGGTCCTTCATGGTATAACTTCCATACCTTCTTTATACGATGCTCATCCAAGGCATCCCCGAAACCAGGCCTCAGGCAGAACCCTGCCAGGTTCAGCCACCTTCCTTCATGGTCCGGTGAGATCTTTCTTGCAGGGGATCTATCTATGAGTTCATCCGCTGCGCGCCGCACGAAGGAGATAGGCCATTTTTCCTTCGCGCGGTCCAGGAGTTCGACCAGTTCGGGAACGAGTCTACCGGGCGGCCCGGCATCCGCTCCCCTGGAAAAGACCTCCCTGATCTTGGAAAGGGCTCTTTCAACCAGCGCCTCCTCGAAGACCTGCTGCTCGGGAAGCGGGGGAGATGATTCGCCCTTACGCAACTGAAACTGCAACCGCCACCCATGCTCCGTCCGCGTAGAGCGGCACCATATGGCAAGGGTACCCACCTCCGTGAAGTTGGCCTCGATCGAGACCGGCAACTCCGTCCTTTTCCCCTTCTTGCCAAAACGTATAACTGTTCGCAGGGGAGGAAGGCGGGTCAAGGATTCATCCACAGGGATGAGATCTCCGGCCCGATCCCCGGTCCTGTAACTGGAACTGTAAAGGTCGAAGGTCACCGGCTGGTTGGCGCGAACGAGAAAACTTCTTTCCGGGAGCCGAATGATCCGGCCCTCCTCCATCCCCCTTTCCACGAGACACAGGGCCATCTTGGAGGCAGAGGAGCCAGCCTCTGGGTCCTCTGCCCGCCCGACCCCGAGGAAATAGGCCCTGGGGCTTCCGCTGCTCACTTTCACTCCCAGACCACGCCTCACAAGGCCGTAATAAGAAGCCCCCAAGGCCACGGCAAGGTCCAGGTCCGGGTTTTCCAACACTCCCGGCCTGTTATCATCTCCCTTTCCGAACCGGATGCACAATGCTTTTTGGATCCTTTCCCGGATTCCTGCCGGTTTCAAGGTTCCGCCGTTGAAAAGGATCAGGTCGGGTAGCGGACTGTTTCGGCCCAGCTTCTTCTCTATGTCCTCCCCGTGCCGCTCCAGGAATCGGACCATTTGCCTGGTAATCGCAGGGTCCTGTGCGTAGGGAAGGCCAAGGTCGGAGATTCCTTCTCCCGCTTCTTCTTCCAAGTCTTCACCCGGTTCGACAAGGGGGAAGAATCTCTCCAAGACAATCTCCTCGACCTCCCGGCGGTCCAGCTCGGCATACACTGTATCGGCGATGAGACGCCTGCCTTGGCCCACCAATGTGATCCTGCGCGAGGGGACACCTTCACCCAGGATCTCTTCCTTGGCTTTTCGGCATTGGTGGCATAATTCCTTCCAGACCGAGAGTTTCAATGTGCGCTGTCGATCCCCGTGAAGCCGGGCCTCCACGTGCCGGGCCAGGGCCAGGTCCATATTGTCACCACCAAGAATCAGATGGTCCCCGACCGCTATCCTCTCAAAGGCTGGATGATCATCTGAATCCTTCAGGGCGATCAGAGTGAAATCCGTCGTGCCGCCCCCCACATCGCAAACGAGCACCAGTTCACCGGGTCGGATATGGCTGTCCCAATCTTCCTCATGGCTATGGAGCCAGGTATAAAACGCAGCCAGAGGTTCTTCCAGGAGAGTGACATTCCGGAGTCCGGCCATGTCCGATGCCTGGATCGTAAGGTCACGAGCCACCTCGTCAAAGGAAGCGGGAACGGTTATCACTACCGTTTGGTTCTCCAAAAACTCCTCTTCGGGTCTACCCCCGGCATGGTTCCAAGCTTCTCGGAGATGGCGCAGGTAGGCGGCGGTAGCTTCCACAGGAGAGACGCGCGGCAGGTTTTCCTCCGCTCCCCAGGGCAAAATCGGCGCATTGCGATCAACCCGGCCATGACATAACCAGCTCTTGGCCGAAGAAACCATTCGCATTGGGACCCTCGCACCCTGCTCCCTTGCGAAGACCCCCACAAATCCCCGTTGATCCCACTTCCAGGGAAGGGTGATTCCTTCCCTGGGGAGATCGTGCTCACCCGGCAGATAGAGGAACGAGGGCAGCAGATTCAGGCGGGAGACCTCTCCCGGTGCGCTGATCTGGGGAATTTTAAAGATCTCAATAGCGGGCTTCGACTGATCCACCAAAGAGAGGTCTACATAGGACAGGGCGGAATTGGTCGTTCCCAGATCAATCCCGATTATATATCTGGATTCAGGCATGCTCATGGCCCTTCTTTTCAATTATGCTGAATTCAAGTTTGAACCGTTGCCAGGATCGGATCGCGGCGCACCAAGTCTCAAGGTTTCTCGCTTCCGCGGGTGACTTCCACCTCGGCGGGAGCGATGATGTCGGGATCACCTTCCCCTGAAAGGACAGGGAGATTCAGCTCGCCCGCACGCCAGCCGCGATGCTGGAGGGTGCCTACAAAGGGTGGAGAACCCGAAACGTTGCCCGTCACCTTGATCTTTCCAGGGTCGAAACCTTCAGGAACAGTCACTTCCTGCCCCTCTTCCCTGTCAAGAATAGGTCGGGGATTCACGTACCGGTTAAGGGCCTTTTTACATTTCTCTTGGATCGTCCGAACGGCGGCCCCGATCTGCTGGTCATCGTAAGCCTGAAGATCTTCCTCCAGGAAATCCACCAAACGACCATCACGCTGTAACAAGGCCAAGAGATGAAGCTCATGCCGCCTGGTATCGATATCCTTCGATCTCCTTCCACCGGGCACGGAATCCGGGGGAATTTCCATTTTCATTTGCTCCCCGTCACCATGGAGGACGGACCTTAAGGATAATCTTAGGGAGAGGCCTAAAAAAAGCGCTGCGGCGATGAACATGGCACCCATAATCCGGTAATATATTTTCCCAAGGTGAGCGACAAAGGTCATGACCGGCTCAATCGATCTGGCCTCAGCCGCTCCAAAGGCTTCCAGACTCTTCCTGATCGCACCCATTTCCCAGTAGCCTAAGAGTGCCAATCCCACAAAGAGCAAGGCAAGCCAAACTATTACCCAGAACCATATCCTCCGGTTTAACCACTTTTCGTTATCCATTCCCTTCTGTTTTCACCTCCATAAAAAATTCCCACCCTTCACCGGGTCATTCTGTCCTTACCAGGGGGCATCTGGCATCCAACCCTGCATGAAGGGGATCTCCATCTCACCCATGCATGTCCAATCGGGGGGCATCTTTGAAATTGCGGGAGCCGACACCACCGGTTCGACAATTGTTCAAAAGGAAGGCAATCTTTCGAAGAGGGAATTCATGTCCTCCTTTAGGCCCTCTGGCACCATGGAAAGTCTCTCTTCTGGAAGCTGGACGAATTCACCTTTTGCGCGGGTAAGCACCGCTCCCTCATGATCGGCCACCTCGGCTTCAACCCTGATTTTCGGGGGCCTCGAACTGTCCACGAGCCAGCCACTTACCGTCAATGGAGCCCCGATCATCACCGGTTTGATGTACTTCACCTCCATCCTGCGTGTCACGAAAAAGACCCGTTTGAATACGATTATCGTCCAGGACATCACTTCGTCCAAGATCGTGGACAGGATGCCGCCGTGGGCCATGTTTTCCCAACCCTCATAACGGCGATCCAGGGTGATATCCGTACAGACTTTTTCGCCGCAACGATAAAACTGAAGATTCAATCCGATTGGATTCGCCGTTCCACAGGCAAAACACCCATGGCCTTCAGGTTTTGGTATGGGTACCCGTACAATCCTTTCATCCATTTCGCTGCTATCTCTCTTTCCATCCACCTTAAGGGCGGGTGATTTTCTGGGCCTCCTCCCTTTATGAAAGATCAGATCCTCCGAATCAAGAAGGTATACCAGATCATTTCGTGGTCCCATCTCTTTTGAACTTTCAAGTCGGATTCGGCCAATTTCCTCTCCAGTCTCCGTGCCTGGGTCCGCATGAGTCCTGAAAAAATGAACCACCGGGTATCCTGGAAGAAAGCCTTTCTGACCAATCCCTCCAGCACTTCGTAGTGGATGTTGGCGAGGACGAGATCCGCATCCGTATCGACCAATTCCTCCGCTTTTCCTCTCTGCACCTGGACAACGCTCCTGAGGCCATTCAAGGAAACGTTCTTCATGGCCGTTTTCACACAAAGGGGATTCAAGTCCACCGCGAGTACACGACCCGCTCCCAGTTTGGCCGCTGCTAGGGAAAGGATACCCGTCCCGGTCCCGAGATCGATCACCCGATTAAACCTTTCAACCCTCCTGAGATATACCAAGGCGCGGATGCAGTCCCTTGTCGTGGGATGCAAACCGTTTCCAAAAACCACCCCGGGATCCAATATAATCTCCATTTCATCCCGCAGGGATCGGTCTTCTTTTTCCCAGGGAGGAACAATCCTAAATCCCGCAACCCTTTGGGGCCAGACATCTCCCCCCTGCCATTCACTGTAAGGGAAATGGAACTCATCAATAATCTCCAGGCCCTGCTTTTCCCTCAGATCCGCAGCGATCCGCTCACGGCATGGAACGGTGAAAAACAGAAAGGACCAACCATCCTCCACCCAATTTCCAAGATATTTGTCCCCGAATTGGTCCCCTAGGCTTTCATCGACCCGCCCTTCAACCAGGTAGATATAAAGATCCCCGTATGGACTCATCAAGCGACCTTTATCCATGCTTGATTCTTTTTTTTCCATTACCAGAAGTTAGTACCTGAATCTTGCAAGCATCAAGTTTGCCTGAAAATGCAAAACATCGACCGCGCAGCTATACTTTGCCATTACAAGCGGTCGATAACGAAGCGGATTCGTAAAATCGACGCCTTACAAAAGTACAGGTTGATTAATATAAAAAAAGCCTCCCTGATTGAGGGAGGCTTTTTTAAAAAATTCCCGGCGGCGACCTACTCTCCCACGCGGTCCCCCGCGCAGTACCATCGGCGCTGAAGACCTTAACTTCCGTGTTCGGGATGGGAACGGGTGTTTCCTCTTCGCTATTGCCACCGAGAAAATTAAACTTGAAATACAGGGAACATCAACAAAGGCGATGATAGACAAGTTGAATGGCCAAGCCTCACGACCGATTAGTACCGGTTAGCTAAATGCGTTGCCGCACTTACACACCCGGCCTATCAACCTTGTAATCTACAAGGGGTCTTCAGTTTCCGTGTCGCCACGGAAAAGGGATACCTAATCTTGAGGTTGGCTTCCCGCTTAGATGCTTTCAGCGGTTATCCATTCCGAACATAGCTACCCAGCTGTGCCGCTGGCGCGACAACTGGTACACCAGAGGTTCGTCCATCC is a window of Deltaproteobacteria bacterium DNA encoding:
- a CDS encoding iron-sulfur cluster assembly scaffold protein — translated: METEHADPTSIRTMLSDSGYAEEAIDYFLSKPNMGQISDADQVTELTGPCGDTMKCFLKIEGGHIQDAKYQVLGCPGAVSAAMALADLVRGKTLEEALRVKDRDVFRKLGEIPDQKQHCIRLAVKTLERAIKDFSGESR
- a CDS encoding MBL fold metallo-hydrolase codes for the protein MKMEQLRVGFMAVFCYLISCERTREALVIDPGGDEERIFNEIKARDLTLKYIVNTHGHGDHTCGNASLKSLTGAEIIMHRLDDELFNSPEGQQMARAWGFTPSPSADRFVEDGDEILIGDVSLKVIHTPGHSPGGICLLADGQLFTGDTLFVGGIGRTDLPGASTSQFMKSIRERLLTLPKETVVWPGHDYGPKPSSTIGDEIATNPWLM
- a CDS encoding MFS transporter, producing the protein MKTKLEASGKVIFALTLIHFSGDFFSSFVTPLLPTLAHTFSLSLTQVGLLTGINRFMAFLVQPSVGYLADNYHTRIFVLGGPLMAICFIPLIGIAPGFFTLILFVALGSIGSSMFHPVCAGMVSTYAGRHFGFSMSIFNMGGTLAFAVGPLFITTFVRNYGLRALPLTMVIGLAIMALLVRIVPTPQSEGLSERGFMGSLREAFGSAWRYVLLLWAIMVLRSYVGQSFMTFVPILYTKHGYSLVSVGAIVSLFTLAGALSGLLAGHLSDRVGYRPIFLVAHFLTTPCLLLFLHPAGTGVYFAAFLSGFMALATLPLGVAMAQELAPKGKSMVSSLMMGLAFGTGGMMAPLTGKLADIYSIQAVLGILAFIPLASIALILLLPGRIGGEGNGVETGGASTEQGIDGG
- a CDS encoding 50S ribosomal protein L11 methyltransferase, producing MDKGRLMSPYGDLYIYLVEGRVDESLGDQFGDKYLGNWVEDGWSFLFFTVPCRERIAADLREKQGLEIIDEFHFPYSEWQGGDVWPQRVAGFRIVPPWEKEDRSLRDEMEIILDPGVVFGNGLHPTTRDCIRALVYLRRVERFNRVIDLGTGTGILSLAAAKLGAGRVLAVDLNPLCVKTAMKNVSLNGLRSVVQVQRGKAEELVDTDADLVLANIHYEVLEGLVRKAFFQDTRWFIFSGLMRTQARRLERKLAESDLKVQKRWDHEMIWYTFLIRRI
- a CDS encoding PaaI family thioesterase, producing the protein MDERIVRVPIPKPEGHGCFACGTANPIGLNLQFYRCGEKVCTDITLDRRYEGWENMAHGGILSTILDEVMSWTIIVFKRVFFVTRRMEVKYIKPVMIGAPLTVSGWLVDSSRPPKIRVEAEVADHEGAVLTRAKGEFVQLPEERLSMVPEGLKEDMNSLFERLPSF
- a CDS encoding zinc ribbon domain-containing protein, whose amino-acid sequence is MPLFDYLCADCGIVSEILITGSNDVPRCKECGSTNLKRLLSAHSTLSGSARNSFPGPGDTACCGSSPSEAGCAGPGSCCGKVPS
- a CDS encoding NifB/NifX family molybdenum-iron cluster-binding protein, with amino-acid sequence MRIAFPVVSDKGLESPVYGHFGSAPCFVIFDSERDGIETVENRDSHHPHGQCQPLKALGEIPVDAVVVGGIGGGALRRLQAEGIKVYRAVEGDVRTNLEMIQTGKLPEFLSNMTCAGHGNEGGCHHHK
- a CDS encoding alpha/beta hydrolase, yielding MAEETVYLDCEDFKLEGLLEERPGERALIMCHPHSLYGGEMHNQVVEAVIRAYAEKGYTTLRFNFRGVGGSGGSYGEGIAETKDVKAALGFLWDRGKKEIDLGGYSFGAWVCARGLDDFEEASRLIMVSPPVSAMDMGFLTFHPKIKLVIAGSRDDIGDPTTIQEMVKVWNPDAVFKVIEGADHFYGGKTDRIQSIIREFLERAD
- a CDS encoding hsp70 family protein is translated as MSMPESRYIIGIDLGTTNSALSYVDLSLVDQSKPAIEIFKIPQISAPGEVSRLNLLPSFLYLPGEHDLPREGITLPWKWDQRGFVGVFAREQGARVPMRMVSSAKSWLCHGRVDRNAPILPWGAEENLPRVSPVEATAAYLRHLREAWNHAGGRPEEEFLENQTVVITVPASFDEVARDLTIQASDMAGLRNVTLLEEPLAAFYTWLHSHEEDWDSHIRPGELVLVCDVGGGTTDFTLIALKDSDDHPAFERIAVGDHLILGGDNMDLALARHVEARLHGDRQRTLKLSVWKELCHQCRKAKEEILGEGVPSRRITLVGQGRRLIADTVYAELDRREVEEIVLERFFPLVEPGEDLEEEAGEGISDLGLPYAQDPAITRQMVRFLERHGEDIEKKLGRNSPLPDLILFNGGTLKPAGIRERIQKALCIRFGKGDDNRPGVLENPDLDLAVALGASYYGLVRRGLGVKVSSGSPRAYFLGVGRAEDPEAGSSASKMALCLVERGMEEGRIIRLPERSFLVRANQPVTFDLYSSSYRTGDRAGDLIPVDESLTRLPPLRTVIRFGKKGKRTELPVSIEANFTEVGTLAIWCRSTRTEHGWRLQFQLRKGESSPPLPEQQVFEEALVERALSKIREVFSRGADAGPPGRLVPELVELLDRAKEKWPISFVRRAADELIDRSPARKISPDHEGRWLNLAGFCLRPGFGDALDEHRIKKVWKLYHEGPVHGRAVQVRCEWWVFWRRVCAGLNTNQQQRLFLEISSRLRPRKGKGKKLSPQEYLECWMALANLERIPPAEKAKYGKILLEELHPKGSRPQYWWALSRLGARDPLYGPLDRVVPAGEVSGWIEEILSKEWRNPRPVAAALIRLARCTGDRRRDLEPSLRERIGAWLNNIGWDPAKVRAIEEVQPRDAREESAAFGEDLPLGIVLLGREQEGGESAPRAPQS
- a CDS encoding MFS transporter, whose protein sequence is MRVEKKAVWGWVLYDWANSAYVTTVMAGFFPIFFKEYCSAGTDVNTSTALLGFGNSMASLVVALISPVLGAIADKGSRRKKFLASFAYMGVLMTASLFFLEKGAWAPAVFIYVMGTVGFSGANVFYDSLLPMVSTESNIDYVSGLGYSMGYLGGGLLFLLNVFMCLMPEKFGFSDSSEAVKWAFLTVALWWGVFTVFILLWVQETPEREQVPSLKEAVYQGFSQLAATFRKVRHLKPVMMFLLAYWCYIDGVDTIVRMAVDYGLSIGFDSKVLITALLIVQFVGFPATLVFGKLGQKWDVRKAIYLAIGFYALITCWGVFMERQEEFYILAVMIGLVQGGIQALSRSYHARLIPKGQWAEFYGFYNMLGKFSAIMGPALMGLIGLKVKAILMPSAPTPAQIEAIGRTASRWSLASIIVFFIAGGILLHFVKKAPGPERHFS
- a CDS encoding DUF2760 domain-containing protein, producing MDNEKWLNRRIWFWVIVWLALLFVGLALLGYWEMGAIRKSLEAFGAAEARSIEPVMTFVAHLGKIYYRIMGAMFIAAALFLGLSLRLSLRSVLHGDGEQMKMEIPPDSVPGGRRSKDIDTRRHELHLLALLQRDGRLVDFLEEDLQAYDDQQIGAAVRTIQEKCKKALNRYVNPRPILDREEGQEVTVPEGFDPGKIKVTGNVSGSPPFVGTLQHRGWRAGELNLPVLSGEGDPDIIAPAEVEVTRGSEKP